In Pedobacter sp. WC2423, the following are encoded in one genomic region:
- a CDS encoding rod shape-determining protein MreD, with product MNSRIILINILRWFILLSIQILLLRNLSFYDLATPFTYILFLLLLPFGIPNPILYLIAFGTGLTLDAFYDTLGVHTAACVTLVFVRILFISVTVSRDNFDEPEPTLGNMGFKWFSLYALLCTFSHHLVLFLLEAFKLTELSYTLLRCLLSGIFTLFTVILIEFIFYNRKMR from the coding sequence ATGAACAGTAGAATCATATTAATCAATATCTTAAGGTGGTTCATTCTGCTTTCCATACAGATTCTTTTGTTAAGGAACCTGAGTTTTTATGATCTGGCTACTCCTTTCACCTATATTTTATTTTTACTGCTGCTACCTTTCGGTATTCCTAACCCTATTCTGTATCTCATCGCTTTTGGTACAGGCTTAACACTCGATGCTTTTTACGATACCTTAGGTGTACATACCGCCGCCTGCGTAACACTGGTTTTTGTACGGATTCTGTTTATTTCCGTAACGGTAAGCCGTGACAATTTTGATGAACCCGAACCTACTTTAGGTAACATGGGGTTCAAATGGTTTAGCTTATATGCTTTACTTTGTACCTTTTCGCACCACCTTGTGCTTTTCTTATTAGAAGCTTTTAAATTAACAGAACTCTCGTATACTTTGTTAAGATGCCTGCTTAGCGGTATCTTTACTCTATTCACTGTTATATTGATAGAATTTATCTTCTATAATAGAAAAATGCGCTAA
- the mreC gene encoding rod shape-determining protein MreC, translating into MRNLWIFINRYNAFFLFVIFFTIGIILTVQNNAYQRSVTLNSTNEVVGHAYDRLNVFKKYMNLGTVNDSLAFENARLHTALLALKNIDSAKNTLVKDTATHVQYTYLAARVIKNSVTLRNNVITINKGALDGIESGMAVISAGRGVVGIIRDVSPHLATIESLLNKDAKISVSIKSTKALGSLVWGDRNSDYRTAFIKDVPNHFKVKLKDTVITSGFGSFPPGIQVGTISNRGISTGDNFLTIQINLFNDFSTLQYVYVIKDKLAEEEKALESKLPNEQ; encoded by the coding sequence ATGCGTAACCTTTGGATTTTCATAAATAGATACAACGCATTTTTCCTGTTTGTCATCTTTTTCACCATTGGCATTATCCTTACTGTCCAAAACAACGCTTACCAAAGAAGTGTAACACTTAATTCTACCAATGAGGTTGTTGGACATGCTTATGACAGACTTAATGTATTCAAAAAATACATGAACCTGGGCACTGTGAATGATAGTCTTGCCTTTGAAAATGCAAGACTTCATACTGCACTCCTCGCCCTTAAAAATATTGACAGTGCCAAAAACACACTGGTTAAAGATACCGCTACTCATGTGCAGTATACTTATCTGGCAGCCAGAGTCATTAAAAACTCTGTTACCCTGAGAAATAACGTCATTACAATTAACAAAGGAGCCTTAGACGGAATAGAAAGCGGGATGGCTGTGATCTCTGCCGGCAGAGGTGTAGTCGGGATTATCCGCGATGTATCACCGCACCTGGCTACGATAGAATCTTTGCTGAATAAAGACGCGAAAATCAGTGTCAGCATCAAATCAACAAAAGCATTAGGTTCACTGGTATGGGGTGACCGGAATTCTGATTACAGAACAGCGTTTATTAAAGACGTTCCCAACCACTTCAAAGTAAAACTAAAGGATACAGTGATTACTTCTGGTTTTGGCTCATTCCCTCCTGGCATACAGGTAGGAACGATCAGTAACAGAGGGATTTCCACCGGAGATAATTTCCTGACTATCCAGATTAACCTTTTTAATGATTTCAGCACTTTACAATATGTGTATGTGATCAAAGATAAATTGGCAGAGGAAGAAAAAGCATTAGAATCAAAATTGCCGAATGAACAGTAG
- a CDS encoding rod shape-determining protein, translating into MGLFNWFTQEVAIDLGTANTLIIHNDKVVVDEPSIVAFDRQTNKIIAIGRQAMQMEGKTHDNIRTVRPLKDGVIADFNAAEAMIKGMIRMLNGGKGWMFPSLRMVICIPSGITEVEKRAVRDSAEIAGAKEVYLIHEPMAAAVGIGIDVEEPMGNMIIDIGGGTTEIAVIALSGIVCDQSIRVAGDNFDSDIVNYIRRQHNIMIGDRTAEKIKIEVGAALPELSDPPADFAVQGRDLMTGVPKQITVSYTEIAHCLDKSISKIEEAILKALEITPPELSADIYQTGIYLTGGGALLRGLDKRVAAKTKLPVHVAEDPLRAVVRGTGIALKNIGGYKFLMQ; encoded by the coding sequence ATGGGTTTATTTAACTGGTTCACACAAGAGGTTGCCATCGATTTAGGCACCGCCAACACCTTGATAATACACAATGATAAAGTGGTTGTTGATGAGCCTTCAATAGTTGCTTTTGACAGACAAACCAATAAAATTATCGCAATAGGCCGTCAGGCAATGCAGATGGAGGGTAAAACCCATGATAACATCCGTACGGTCAGGCCACTGAAAGATGGTGTTATCGCCGACTTTAACGCTGCTGAGGCTATGATCAAAGGGATGATCCGTATGCTGAACGGTGGAAAAGGCTGGATGTTTCCATCTTTGAGAATGGTAATCTGTATCCCATCAGGAATTACTGAAGTTGAAAAACGCGCAGTAAGAGATTCGGCAGAAATTGCTGGTGCAAAAGAAGTTTACTTAATTCATGAACCAATGGCCGCAGCTGTAGGTATTGGAATTGATGTAGAAGAGCCGATGGGTAATATGATCATCGATATTGGTGGTGGTACAACTGAAATTGCTGTAATTGCACTTTCTGGTATCGTATGTGACCAGTCTATCCGCGTTGCAGGAGATAACTTTGACTCAGATATCGTAAATTATATCCGTCGTCAGCACAATATTATGATTGGTGACCGTACTGCGGAAAAAATCAAAATTGAAGTTGGGGCTGCTTTACCTGAATTATCAGATCCACCAGCAGATTTCGCAGTACAGGGAAGAGATTTAATGACAGGCGTACCGAAACAGATCACTGTTTCGTACACTGAAATTGCACACTGTCTGGACAAATCTATCTCTAAAATTGAAGAAGCAATTCTGAAAGCACTCGAGATCACTCCACCAGAACTTTCTGCAGATATTTACCAGACTGGTATTTACCTGACAGGTGGCGGAGCATTATTACGCGGACTGGACAAACGTGTTGCAGCCAAAACTAAACTTCCGGTACACGTAGCAGAAGATCCATTACGTGCAGTTGTTCGTGGTACTGGTATCGCACTGAAAAATATAGGTGGCTATAAGTTTTTAATGCAATAA
- the purH gene encoding bifunctional phosphoribosylaminoimidazolecarboxamide formyltransferase/IMP cyclohydrolase gives MSQQIKIKNALISVYYKDGLEPLVRLLAQQGVQLFSTGGTEQFIKDLNLPVTAVEDLTGYPSILGGRVKTLHPKVFGGILNRRNLAADKVQIAEYEIPEIDLVIVDLYPFEETLKAGGSEEEIIEKIDIGGISLIRAAAKNFNDVVILASKDDYATLQQQLEEQNGETSLAQRKSYAKKAFHTSSHYDTAIFNYFNTEEPLTLFKQSIHTAKTLRYGENPHQQGVFYGNLDEMFTKLNGKELSYNNLVDVDAAVSLIDEFIEPTFAILKHTNACGIASRETIGQAWDDALACDPVSAFGGVLIANREIDLATATEINKLFFEVLIAPSYAPEAVELFKAKKNRVILQRNPVELGKKQFKTLLNGVIEQDKDLIIEGTDQMVTVTEKSPSAAELKDLFFANKIVKHTKSNTIVFVKDNTLLASGVGQTSRVDALKQAIVKADAFNFSLIGSVMASDAFFPFPDCVEIAAGAGITAVLQPGGSIKDADSINMANEKGIAMVTTGIRHFKH, from the coding sequence ATGAGTCAACAAATAAAGATCAAAAACGCTTTAATCTCAGTATATTACAAAGACGGTCTAGAACCACTTGTTCGCTTGCTAGCACAGCAAGGTGTTCAATTGTTTTCTACAGGTGGAACAGAACAGTTCATTAAAGACTTGAATTTACCTGTTACAGCTGTTGAAGATCTGACCGGTTATCCTTCTATTTTAGGCGGAAGGGTTAAAACTTTGCATCCAAAAGTTTTCGGTGGAATATTAAACCGCAGAAACCTGGCAGCAGACAAAGTACAGATTGCAGAATATGAAATTCCTGAAATCGACCTGGTTATCGTTGATTTATATCCTTTTGAAGAAACACTGAAAGCAGGTGGTTCTGAAGAAGAAATCATTGAAAAAATTGATATTGGTGGTATTTCTCTGATCAGAGCTGCTGCAAAAAACTTTAATGATGTAGTGATCCTTGCTTCAAAAGATGACTATGCAACCCTTCAACAACAATTAGAAGAGCAAAACGGCGAAACTTCTTTAGCACAACGTAAATCTTATGCTAAAAAGGCATTCCACACTTCTTCTCACTACGATACAGCAATCTTCAATTATTTCAATACCGAAGAGCCGCTTACTTTATTCAAACAAAGTATCCATACTGCAAAAACTCTTCGTTACGGAGAAAATCCACATCAGCAAGGCGTTTTTTACGGAAATCTGGATGAAATGTTCACCAAATTAAACGGAAAGGAACTTTCTTATAATAACCTGGTTGACGTTGATGCAGCAGTGAGTTTGATCGATGAATTTATCGAGCCTACTTTCGCGATCTTAAAACACACCAATGCCTGTGGAATTGCTTCGAGAGAAACAATCGGACAAGCATGGGATGATGCCTTAGCTTGTGACCCTGTATCTGCATTTGGTGGTGTACTGATTGCAAACCGTGAAATTGACTTAGCTACAGCGACCGAAATCAACAAATTATTTTTTGAAGTATTGATTGCTCCTTCTTATGCTCCTGAAGCAGTTGAACTTTTCAAAGCAAAGAAAAACAGAGTAATCCTTCAGCGTAACCCTGTTGAATTAGGTAAAAAACAATTCAAGACTTTATTGAACGGTGTGATTGAGCAGGATAAAGATTTAATTATCGAAGGCACTGATCAAATGGTTACCGTAACAGAGAAATCACCCTCAGCTGCGGAGCTAAAAGATCTTTTTTTCGCAAATAAAATTGTAAAACATACTAAATCGAACACAATTGTGTTTGTAAAGGACAATACTTTACTGGCAAGTGGAGTTGGACAGACCTCAAGAGTTGATGCTTTGAAACAGGCAATTGTAAAAGCAGATGCTTTCAACTTCAGTTTAATCGGATCAGTAATGGCTTCAGACGCCTTTTTTCCATTCCCTGACTGCGTTGAAATCGCTGCCGGAGCAGGTATTACTGCTGTTCTTCAACCAGGTGGTTCAATTAAGGATGCTGATTCCATTAACATGGCGAACGAAAAAGGTATCGCAATGGTAACCACTGGCATCAGACATTTTAAGCACTAA
- the purN gene encoding phosphoribosylglycinamide formyltransferase, which yields MKKRIAIFASGSGSNAQKIMELFKHSPEVEIALVLTNNPDAYVLQRADNFEIPSHIFDRKEFYQTESIIDLLKNLDIDLIVLAGFLWLIPQNLIAEYPGRIINIHPAILPKFGGKGMYGDHVHKAVLAAGETEGGITIHYVNENYDEGEYIYQAKYKIDKDDNLEMVKFKGQQLEHQHYPRIVESILKKIKK from the coding sequence ATGAAGAAACGTATAGCAATCTTTGCCTCCGGTTCGGGTTCTAATGCCCAGAAAATTATGGAACTGTTCAAACATAGTCCAGAAGTAGAAATTGCGCTGGTATTGACCAACAACCCTGATGCATACGTTTTACAACGTGCAGATAATTTTGAAATTCCTTCTCACATTTTTGACAGAAAAGAATTCTATCAGACTGAATCTATCATCGATTTATTAAAAAATCTGGATATAGACCTGATTGTTCTGGCTGGTTTTCTCTGGCTGATTCCTCAAAACCTGATTGCAGAATATCCCGGCCGTATTATCAATATCCATCCTGCCATACTCCCTAAATTTGGCGGTAAAGGAATGTATGGAGATCATGTACACAAAGCAGTACTCGCAGCAGGTGAAACTGAAGGCGGCATCACCATTCATTATGTAAATGAAAATTATGATGAGGGAGAATATATCTATCAGGCAAAATATAAAATTGATAAAGATGACAATTTGGAAATGGTAAAATTCAAGGGACAACAGCTTGAACACCAACATTATCCCCGTATTGTGGAGAGTATTTTGAAAAAGATAAAAAAATAA
- the tssD gene encoding type VI secretion system tube protein TssD — protein MAFKARLNFSGKEYDVLHCAYSLNRDVDAKGRPSSGVYGGTIDIELESTEDTSVVEAMVNNQYKPLTGTLLIKKSEEDAKMKEVHFEDGYIVKYSEGINIIGDNPMTLKFQISARKLKLGNAEHTNDWPKA, from the coding sequence ATGGCTTTCAAAGCAAGATTAAACTTTTCGGGCAAGGAGTACGATGTACTTCATTGTGCCTATTCTTTAAACCGTGATGTGGATGCAAAAGGAAGACCCTCTTCCGGAGTGTATGGTGGAACGATCGATATCGAACTCGAGTCTACCGAAGATACCTCAGTTGTTGAAGCAATGGTAAACAATCAGTACAAACCTTTAACCGGTACTTTGCTCATCAAAAAATCTGAAGAAGATGCGAAGATGAAGGAAGTTCATTTTGAAGATGGATACATCGTTAAGTATTCAGAAGGAATTAACATCATTGGAGATAATCCAATGACATTGAAATTCCAGATTTCTGCACGCAAACTAAAATTGGGTAATGCAGAGCACACTAATGACTGGCCTAAGGCTTAA
- the tssD gene encoding type VI secretion system tube protein TssD gives MAFKTRLTLGSKEFDVLQCSYSLNRDVDAKGRPSSGVYGGTIHLEIESTEDTSVIESMVNNQYKPQAGTIVFKKGEEDAKMKELHFEDGYIIQYNEGIAVNDNTPMTLSFVVSARKLKIGNAEHTNDWPKA, from the coding sequence ATGGCATTTAAAACCAGATTGACTCTAGGGTCTAAAGAATTCGATGTGCTGCAGTGCAGCTATTCATTAAACAGAGATGTAGACGCAAAGGGACGTCCTTCATCAGGAGTTTATGGTGGAACTATTCACCTGGAAATTGAATCAACTGAAGATACTTCAGTAATTGAATCAATGGTTAACAATCAGTACAAGCCACAGGCAGGTACAATTGTTTTCAAAAAAGGTGAGGAAGATGCAAAGATGAAAGAGTTGCATTTTGAAGATGGTTACATCATTCAGTACAATGAGGGGATTGCCGTTAATGACAATACCCCAATGACTTTAAGTTTTGTGGTATCTGCCCGTAAACTGAAAATTGGTAATGCTGAGCATACCAATGACTGGCCAAAAGCTTAA
- a CDS encoding type VI secretion system Vgr family protein: MVNKLVVDISIEQVPITHFSLFKLDQRFNEHHTFELRINHDQVEETGGITLAKSKSFIGKNLTIQFGRLGEPGNLFTGIVTKVEIAQTHGFRGDVVITGYSPDILLDRGPDLGSYLGKNLKTILQQATNDTPQNDLDFQINPGNNATIDYIIQYKESDFDFINRLSAEYHEWFYYDGHVLHFGKPDKQEEIALIYGRDLQSLQYGMQIAPLNYKKFAYHSQQDELLSAEPVAASSGFSDVSHAISASNDVFSKRFNQPLSVRVNSQSEIDAFVNDEHKALVSGLVSISGKGDNSKVGIGKIVDISTSMPNGLDFQVEDFGRFVVTAIRHEIDGIGHYHHTFEGVAADSEKLQVRHVQKPFADMQLADVVDNNDPQGHGRIKVKFKWACQVNDATEWLRVMTPDAGSSDKVSKNRGFVFIPEVGDQVVVAFEEGNIARPIVMGSVFHGKSGTGGSASNNSKSLTSKSGHTVQLNDGGGITIKDKTGGNHIVVDGENKVTVTSSQTVVLTNGTAAITLEKDKITIHASEIEIAKKDGKSSKIDINGDTTNINTKDMTITSTNNTISGTNNTMTGKNHITGGDTKIDMGDVFIN, encoded by the coding sequence ATGGTAAATAAATTAGTAGTAGACATCAGTATCGAACAGGTGCCTATAACGCATTTCAGCCTTTTTAAGCTCGATCAGCGTTTCAATGAACATCATACTTTCGAACTTCGTATTAACCATGACCAGGTTGAAGAAACTGGTGGTATTACGCTCGCAAAGTCTAAAAGCTTTATCGGAAAGAATTTAACAATTCAATTTGGACGTCTGGGAGAGCCTGGTAATCTTTTTACAGGAATAGTTACTAAAGTAGAGATTGCTCAAACTCATGGTTTCAGAGGAGATGTTGTTATAACTGGTTATAGCCCTGATATTCTACTGGACAGAGGTCCGGATCTGGGATCTTATTTAGGTAAAAACCTGAAGACCATCCTTCAGCAGGCTACGAATGATACGCCGCAGAACGATCTTGATTTTCAAATCAATCCGGGTAATAACGCTACCATCGATTATATCATACAATATAAAGAAAGTGATTTTGATTTTATCAACAGGCTTTCTGCAGAATACCACGAATGGTTTTATTATGATGGCCATGTACTGCATTTTGGTAAACCTGATAAACAGGAAGAAATTGCACTGATCTATGGGCGCGATCTTCAAAGTTTGCAATACGGGATGCAAATTGCCCCTTTAAATTATAAGAAATTCGCTTATCATTCTCAGCAGGATGAGTTGCTGAGTGCCGAGCCTGTAGCAGCAAGTTCCGGTTTCTCGGATGTTTCGCACGCAATTTCTGCTTCTAATGATGTTTTTAGTAAGCGGTTTAATCAACCTTTAAGTGTCAGGGTCAATTCTCAGAGTGAGATCGATGCTTTTGTAAATGATGAGCATAAAGCTTTGGTTTCGGGTTTAGTGAGTATCTCGGGAAAGGGAGATAATTCAAAAGTAGGGATAGGGAAAATTGTGGATATCAGTACGAGTATGCCTAATGGACTGGATTTTCAGGTGGAGGACTTTGGAAGATTCGTAGTAACAGCTATACGCCATGAAATTGATGGTATCGGTCATTATCACCATACTTTTGAAGGGGTAGCAGCAGATAGTGAGAAGCTCCAGGTGAGGCATGTGCAGAAGCCATTTGCTGATATGCAATTGGCAGATGTGGTAGATAATAATGATCCTCAGGGACATGGCCGTATAAAAGTCAAATTTAAATGGGCTTGTCAGGTAAATGATGCTACGGAATGGTTGCGCGTAATGACCCCGGATGCAGGAAGCAGTGATAAAGTAAGTAAAAACAGGGGGTTTGTTTTTATTCCTGAGGTTGGTGATCAGGTAGTAGTTGCTTTTGAAGAGGGGAATATTGCCCGGCCTATAGTGATGGGAAGTGTTTTTCACGGCAAAAGCGGGACTGGGGGCAGTGCGAGTAACAATAGTAAAAGTCTGACTTCAAAAAGCGGGCATACTGTTCAGCTGAATGATGGTGGAGGAATAACGATAAAAGATAAAACCGGTGGTAATCATATTGTTGTAGATGGCGAGAATAAGGTTACGGTTACTTCAAGCCAGACTGTGGTTTTAACTAATGGTACTGCGGCAATTACCCTGGAGAAAGATAAGATTACCATACATGCTTCTGAAATTGAGATTGCGAAAAAAGACGGGAAATCTTCGAAAATTGATATTAATGGTGATACGACCAATATCAATACAAAGGATATGACTATTACTTCAACAAATAATACGATTTCAGGTACAAATAATACAATGACGGGTAAGAATCATATCACTGGGGGTGATACAAAAATTGATATGGGTGATGTTTTTATTAATTAA
- a CDS encoding T6SS immunity protein Tdi1 domain-containing protein, which produces MFDDFFAKYPDYNIVEKPSKQVIDNYKDKLPAELIEFWQEYGFGIYMNGYLKIVNPEIYQPILNEGYNTENNKEIVFAVTGLGDFIVWVGDAIRLVDFRHGNYSIIESGDDMSWFFDMDLTEDGYVLDHFKNKNYSPAKVRLGALEFNEYYGYVPLLGIGGYEKAENLQKVKLREHISMIAQMLGKIE; this is translated from the coding sequence ATGTTTGACGATTTTTTTGCGAAATATCCTGATTATAATATTGTTGAAAAACCATCCAAGCAGGTAATTGATAATTATAAAGATAAACTTCCGGCTGAATTGATAGAATTCTGGCAGGAATATGGTTTTGGTATATACATGAATGGATATCTGAAAATCGTAAATCCTGAAATATATCAGCCAATTCTAAATGAAGGATATAATACCGAAAATAATAAAGAAATAGTTTTTGCAGTTACTGGTCTTGGTGACTTTATTGTATGGGTAGGAGATGCAATACGATTAGTTGATTTTAGGCATGGGAATTATAGCATAATAGAAAGTGGAGATGATATGTCTTGGTTTTTCGATATGGATTTAACTGAAGATGGTTATGTGCTAGATCATTTTAAAAATAAAAACTATTCACCTGCAAAAGTTAGATTAGGGGCTTTAGAATTCAATGAGTATTATGGTTATGTCCCTTTACTTGGAATCGGCGGTTATGAAAAAGCAGAAAATTTACAAAAAGTAAAATTAAGGGAGCATATATCAATGATTGCTCAGATGCTAGGCAAAATAGAATAG
- a CDS encoding Imm70 family immunity protein, whose product MEDNKWGAKFPFIMKELYSKELLVENIPEAVNEINLIREMFREYAPGCVIWDIENLEKRPLLGENIAAHITNLANYFYTSDGEDLFETFLKALDTAARVKKVLTIKSL is encoded by the coding sequence CTGGAGGATAACAAATGGGGAGCGAAATTTCCTTTTATAATGAAAGAGTTATATTCTAAAGAATTATTAGTAGAAAATATTCCTGAAGCAGTAAACGAGATTAATTTAATAAGAGAAATGTTCAGGGAATATGCTCCGGGTTGTGTTATATGGGATATAGAAAATCTTGAGAAACGTCCTCTGTTGGGTGAAAACATAGCTGCTCATATAACAAATTTGGCTAATTATTTTTATACTAGTGATGGGGAAGATTTATTTGAAACCTTTTTAAAAGCATTGGATACAGCAGCAAGGGTGAAAAAAGTTTTGACTATCAAAAGTCTTTAG
- the rpsT gene encoding 30S ribosomal protein S20 produces MANHKSSLKRIRANATKRLRNRYQAKTTRTFVKRLRASVDKKSGQELLPKVISMLDRLAKKNVIHKNKAANNKSKLTKFVNGLK; encoded by the coding sequence ATGGCAAATCATAAATCATCTTTAAAAAGAATCAGAGCAAACGCTACTAAACGTTTACGTAACAGATACCAAGCAAAAACTACTCGTACTTTTGTTAAAAGATTACGTGCATCTGTAGATAAAAAATCAGGTCAGGAGTTATTGCCTAAAGTGATTTCTATGTTAGATCGTTTAGCTAAGAAAAATGTTATTCACAAAAACAAAGCTGCAAACAACAAATCTAAGTTAACTAAATTTGTTAACGGCTTAAAATAG
- the radC gene encoding DNA repair protein RadC: MVKYEQKIGIKSLATADRPREKLILNGRRHLSDAELMAILISSGNKSETSVEVSQRILLNYGNDLDLLAKASFQELILFKGIGEAKALSIIAALELGRRRKEKPHEEFPQIHSSNDAFDLLRPVLADLDHEEFWMLILNKANFVICKHMISKGGQASTTVDPKIIFEKAIAMKAAYLILAHNHPSGNCKPSKEDIEVTRKLVEAGILLDTPVLDHLIITNKKFYSMADEEII, translated from the coding sequence ATGGTAAAATATGAACAGAAAATAGGAATTAAATCTTTAGCTACTGCTGATCGCCCCCGCGAAAAACTAATCCTGAACGGCCGCAGACATTTGTCAGACGCCGAACTGATGGCAATCCTGATCAGTTCGGGAAATAAAAGTGAAACCTCAGTAGAGGTGAGCCAGCGCATCCTGCTTAACTATGGAAACGATCTCGATTTATTAGCAAAGGCGTCCTTTCAGGAACTCATCCTGTTTAAAGGAATAGGAGAGGCTAAAGCATTGTCTATTATTGCTGCACTGGAACTTGGCCGCCGGAGAAAAGAAAAACCTCATGAGGAATTCCCTCAGATTCACTCTTCCAATGACGCATTTGATTTGTTACGCCCTGTGCTGGCAGATCTGGATCATGAAGAATTCTGGATGCTGATTTTAAATAAAGCCAATTTTGTGATCTGCAAACATATGATTAGTAAAGGGGGGCAGGCAAGTACAACCGTTGACCCTAAAATCATCTTTGAAAAAGCAATTGCCATGAAGGCTGCTTATCTCATCCTCGCACATAATCATCCTTCGGGTAACTGCAAGCCTAGTAAAGAAGATATTGAAGTCACTAGAAAGCTGGTTGAAGCGGGTATATTATTAGATACCCCAGTACTGGATCACCTCATTATTACCAATAAAAAGTTCTACAGCATGGCGGATGAAGAAATTATTTAA